From a single Eremothecium sinecaudum strain ATCC 58844 chromosome III, complete sequence genomic region:
- the MRPS28 gene encoding mitochondrial 37S ribosomal protein uS15m (Syntenic homolog of Ashbya gossypii AEL097C; Syntenic homolog of Saccharomyces cerevisiae YDR337W (MRPS28)) gives MFKSMPGILNRSLTVVSLVSGRNLSCTAVNNGAKAVKYLKSQRVRQLNEVKQLRINNSLDSVDPVLGKKDTPFLLRVMAELKESNLLVKGYEYEEVEKVIAAIEFAKRENTKVDSNSTELTFTAEDLQAARDRREAVMRILTIQNAGNKSLVKIATKLAVEEFARKPGDTGSSEVQAAIMTVRIQSLARHVKDNKQDNKTTRYLRTLVQQRQQVLRYLKRDQPERYFWTIEKLGLTDNAVMKEFNMDRQYMQDYKFFGDRILVKDSNKVVKKKRAAARMLKKMSKAL, from the coding sequence ATGTTCAAATCAATGCCAGGGATCTTAAATAGAAGTTTAACTGTGGTTTCATTGGTTTCAGGCAGAAACTTAAGCTGCACAGCTGTAAATAATGGTGCGAAAGCTGTGAAATACTTAAAGTCGCAGAGAGTTAGACAACTTAATGAAGTAAAACAATTGAGAATCAATAATTCTCTAGATAGTGTCGATCCAGTACTAGGTAAAAAAGATACTCCATTTTTGCTTCGTGTCATGGCCGAACTGAAGGAATCCAACCTGCTTGTGAAAGGTTACGAATACGAAGAAGTTGAAAAAGTTATAGCCGCCATTGAGTTTGCAAAGCGGGAAAACACTAAGGTGGATTCTAATAGTACCGAGTTGACGTTTACCGCTGAAGACCTTCAGGCAGCAAGAGATAGGCGCGAAGCTGTTATGAGAATTTTAACCATCCAAAATGCGGGCAACAAATCATTGGTAAAGATTGCAACCAAATTGGCTGTGGAGGAATTTGCTAGAAAGCCCGGTGACACAGGGTCTAGTGAGGTACAAGCAGCTATAATGACTGTTCGCATCCAGTCGCTAGCTAGGCATGTTAAAGATAACAAGCAAGATAATAAAACTACCAGATATTTAAGGACACTTGTGCAGCAAAGACAGCAGGTGCTAAGGTATTTAAAAAGGGACCAACCTGAAAGATATTTCTGGACGATAGAAAAGTTAGGACTTACTGACAATGCAGTTATGAAAGAATTTAACATGGATAGGCAGTACATGCAAGACTACAAATTCTTCGGAGACCGTATTCTCGTTAAAGACTCCAATAAGGTCGTTAAGAAGAAGCGTGCTGCTGCTCGTATgctaaagaagatgagCAAGGCTCTGTAG
- the MRX8 gene encoding translation initiation/elongation factor MRX8 (Syntenic homolog of Ashbya gossypii AEL095C; Syntenic homolog of Saccharomyces cerevisiae YDR336W), translating into MTIWRRLLTTYSSQGYPKIDVKQLVLSCKVGTIYPPTQIKHSNANTTKVKSVAKKQKNKDPPSIKLHEQYNPQYSKIPIAEILKINNFFTSSLVKYEWSAADFLDIPGEKLRKEVKELKMLVDDISDYVSPSGYPKNTKGIPYDLLNGLPEVAFLGRCNAGKSTLLNNLTTDFQRVKLNTYAKSSKRAGFTKTVNCFNIGNKLRLIDTPGYGKKGDVNQGLVTMEYLKERKELKRTYLLISAEQGFSPYDAQMVDFLTKYGIPFEVIFTKMDKVKDADFVRNVIENSGVLNLPLLPQLVFLNSITNSLNPKRHGIGYLRYLIFQACNLTPGIKPSKSFRLKAHS; encoded by the coding sequence ATGACTATATGGAGAAGGCTATTGACTACGTATAGTTCACAAGGATATCCAAAGATAGATGTCAAACAACTGGTACTAAGTTGTAAGGTAGGGACGATTTATCCGCCAACTCAAATAAAGCATAGCAATGCTAATACTACGAAGGTGAAATCAGTGGCAAAGAAGCAAAAAAACAAGGATCCACCGTCCATAAAGCTACATGAGCAGTATAACCCACAATATAGCAAGATACCCATTGCTGAAATATTGAAAATCAATAACTTTTTTACTTCATCTTTGGTCAAATACGAATGGAGCGCTGCCGATTTTTTAGATATACCAGGTGAAAAGCTTCGcaaagaagttaaagagCTAAAGATGTTGGTGGATGATATTTCAGATTATGTTTCTCCGTCAGGTTATCCAAAGAACACGAAAGGTATTCCATACGATCTACTGAACGGGTTGCCTGAGGTGGCATTTTTGGGTCGATGCAACGCTGGCAAATCTACTCTTCTTAATAATCTCACGACAGATTTCCAAAGAGTGAAGTTAAATACTTATGCAAAATCATCGAAACGTGCAGGATTTACTAAGACTGTCAACTGTTTTAACATTGGCAACAAATTACGATTGATAGACACCCCGGGCTATGGTAAAAAAGGTGATGTAAACCAGGGACTTGTAACCATGGAATATCTTAAGGAAAGAAAGGAACTCAAGCGTACATATCTGCTAATTTCAGCCGAACAAGGTTTTAGTCCGTACGATGCGCAGATGGTAGACTTCCTGACGAAGTACGGGATTCCATTTGAAGTCATATTCACGAAAATGGACAAAGTCAAGGATGCTGATTTTGTGCGCAACGTAATTGAGAACAGTGGAGTATTAAATCTCCCGTTACTGCCTCAATTGGTTTTCCTTAATTCAATAACTAATTCTTTGAATCCTAAACGACATGGCATAGGATATCTACGATACCTCATATTCCAAGCATGTAATTTAACACCAGGGATAAAGCCGTCTAAGTCCTTTAGATTGAAAGCTCATTCGTAG
- the GAR1 gene encoding H/ACA snoRNP pseudouridylase subunit GAR1 (Syntenic homolog of Ashbya gossypii AEL096W; Syntenic homolog of Saccharomyces cerevisiae YHR089C (GAR1)) — MSYRGNSGRGRGGARGGRPAFQGPPETVIEMGQFIHDCEGDIVCRSINTKIPYFNAPIFLENKTQIGKVDEILGPLNEVFFTIKCSEGVKATSFKDGDKFYIATDKLLPIERFLPKPKVAGPPKPKKKRTPGSQGGSRGGFGGRGGSRGGFGGRGGSRGGFSARGGSRGGFGGSRGGFGGRGGSRGGFGSRGGSRGGRGGKRF; from the coding sequence ATGAGTTATAGAGGAAACAGCGGACGTGGTCGCGGCGGCGCCAGAGGCGGAAGACCTGCTTTTCAAGGTCCACCTGAAACAGTGATAGAGATGGGCCAATTTATACATGACTGTGAAGGTGACATTGTTTGTCGTTCAATTAATACGAAGATTCCATACTTCAATGCTCCAATATTCCTTGAAAATAAAACACAAATTGGTAAGGTGGATGAGATTTTGGGTCCTTTGAATGAGGTTTTCTTTACCATAAAGTGTTCTGAAGGTGTTAAGGCTACTTCCTTTAAAGACGGTGACAAATTCTACATTGCTACAGACAAACTGCTACCTATTGAAAGATTTTTGCCAAAGCCAAAGGTTGCTGGACCTCCAAAACCAAAAAAGAAGAGAACTCCTGGATCTCAAGGAGGTTCAAGAGGCGGCTTCGGTGGCCGTGGTGGTTCTAGAGGTGGTTTCGGTGGCCGTGGTGGCTCCAGAGGTGGTTTCAGTGCTCGTGGTGGCTCCAGAGGAGGCTTTGGTGGCTCCAGGGGTGGTTTTGGCGGCCGTGGAGGTTCTAGAGGCGGTTTCGGTAGTCGTGGCGGCTCTAGAGGCGGCCGTGGTGGTAAGAGATTTTGA